A single genomic interval of Arachis duranensis cultivar V14167 chromosome 7, aradu.V14167.gnm2.J7QH, whole genome shotgun sequence harbors:
- the LOC107459159 gene encoding protein PHOSPHATE-INDUCED 1: MASLGSSRILFTLFLAISLLHLNSAARTLSETSSDQLLKFQYHKGPLLNGKISINLIWYGKFKPSQRAIISDLITSLSSSSTSKPPKSPSVSTWWKSTEKYYSSTNKKLGISLGTQILDENYSLGKSLTTNQIVKLASKGPHSNAINVVLTAADVAVEGFCSSRCGTHGSSNGARVNGKRYKFAYIWVGNSETQCPGQCAWPFHQPIYGPQSPPLVAPNNDVGLDGMVINVASLLVGTATNPFGNGYFQGPKEAPLEAASACAGVYGKGAYPGSAGNLLVDPTTGASFNANGINGRKYLLPALMDPKTQACSTLV; the protein is encoded by the coding sequence ATGGCCTCTCTTGGGTCCTCAAGAATTCTCTTTACATTGTTTCTCGCAATTTCCCTTCTCCAtttgaactcagcagctagAACACTGTCCGAGACTTCATCAGATCAGCTGCTAAAGTTCCAATACCACAAGGGCCCTCTATTGAATGGCAAGATCTCAATAAACCTCATTTGGTACGGAAAATTCAAACCATCACAAAGAGCCATAATCTCAGACTTAATCACctccctctcttcctcttccaCTTCCAAACCACCAAAATCACCATCCGTTTCCACGTGGTGGAAATCCACCGAGAAATACTATAGCAGTACCAACAAGAAGCTTGGCATTTCACTAGGCACCCAAATCCTGGACGAGAACTACTCTCTGGGCAAGTCGCTCACCACAAACCAAATCGTGAAGCTTGCATCAAAGGGACCCCACAGCAACGCAATCAACGTGGTGCTAACAGCTGCTGACGTGGCAGTGGAGGGGTTCTGTTCAAGCAGGTGCGGGACCCACGGTTCCTCTAACGGGGCGCGCGTGAACGGAAAGAGGTACAAGTTCGCATACATTTGGGTTGGCAACTCGGAGACACAATGCCCTGGGCAATGCGCGTGGCCCTTCCACCAACCTATTTACGGCCCACAGAGCCCACCACTTGTGGCGCCCAACAACGACGTGGGCCTGGACGGCATGGTTATCAACGTGGCGAGCCTCTTAGTTGGCACTGCAACCAACCCGTTTGGGAATGGGTACTTCCAAGGGCCCAAGGAGGCGCCTCTAGAAGCAGCTTCTGCTTGCGCCGGCGTCTATGGTAAAGGTGCGTACCCCGGCTCCGCTGGGAACCTCTTGGTGGACCCCACAACTGGTGCTAGCTTCAATGCCAATGGCATCAATGGTAGGAAGTACCTCTTGCCTGCTCTGATGGATCCCAAAACCCAAGCTTGTTCGACCCTTGTCTAG